ATCTAAAATATGTGCGAAAATTGCACCTGTATAATCTGAACCTTCTCTTCCTAAAGTAGTGGTAAAATCAAAATTAGATCGGCCCAAAAAACCTTGTGTTACAATATGCGAATCTATTAATTTTTCCGGAATGGAATTAATTATCTGTGCAGAAGTTATTTCCCAGTCGACAGACGCAGCTCTCCAGCTATCATCCGTTTTAATCAGATCACGAACATCCACCCATTCATTTATCAGAGAAACTGAATTTAAATAGGTACTTAAAATAGAGGAGGAGATGAGTTCACCAATACTCACTATCTGATCGTAATAAAGAGGAAAACTTAAATGTTTATTTGCCTCTGAATTTTGAATGATGAGGTCGATAAAATATTCCAGTTTCACCCGAATATTAAGATCGTTAATAATAGTTTGATGGTAATCGCGCAACGATTCTATTTCTTTGGAAATATCTTCCCCATCAAAACATTTTTGAGTTATAACCTCCAAGGCATTTGTCATTTTGCCCATTGCCGAAACAATGATCACAATATTTTCTTCCGGAAAGCGCCGTATAATAGAGGCTACATTTCTCACCGATTCGGCATCTTTAACTGATGCACCGCCAAATTTGAAGATCTTCATTTGCGCAAAGATAAGGAAAGGACGTAGGACATATGACATAGGACATATGACATAGGACATATGACATAGGACATATGACATATGACAAAGGACATATGACATAGGACATAGGATATAGAACTCGACAAAGGACATTGGAAATAGGAAGTAGGAAATAGGAAATAGGAAAACATTGACATAGGAAGAAGGTAGTAGATCTAAGAAAACAAAATGCAGACAATTGATAGTTTTGCAAAAATTTCAGATGATAGTGAGGCTCTCGCTCCCAGCGAGGGTCTCACTAACGGTACAGATCAAAAATATCGCAAGAAATTTAAACTCCTTTTAGACACCGTGGTTTTAGCGAAGGCGGCTTTCACCTTTCTCTTTTTTTTCAATAGACAAGTGATCACTATCAATTTGAAATAGAAACCCGGCTGTTTAATTCTCCATTCTCAACTCTCCATTCTCCATTCATTTTTGGCTGTTTAATTGTCAATTGTCAATTTACAAGTAACCCACCCATCCATAAACTCCGCATTATATTTTTTATAAAAATTAATTGCAGGTTCGTTCCAGTCGAGCACCTGCCATTTAAGAATGGTTTTATTTTCTTTTGTAATATTTATCATTTCATCAAACAGCAATATGCCAATTCCTTTTCCTCTGTAATTTTCTGTAACAACAAAATCTTCGAGCCACAGGTATCTTCCTTTCCACGAGGAATATGCATAATAATACAATGCCATACCAATGATCTTATTTTCATTCAGATCCAGGTCTTCTGCAACTATTGCCTCGAAATAATTTGCTGCAAGATCTTTTTCATAAGTTTCAGCAGTAGTTTTTACTTCGGCAGGTAATTTTTCAAATTCAGCAAGCTGTTTAACAAGTTCATACACTGCTTTCATATCGGAGATGGTTGCTTTGCGAAGTTGGATATTCATTGTATAAAGATAGGGGGAATAGAGAATTGATAATTGAAAATGTGCAATAAACTGAAAATCGGGGTCACGGTTGTTGAAAATTGCATTTTTGTAGCGTCGCAAAATTTTGCGACGCTACAATAATGCAATTTTCAACCGGGAACGTAGAACCAGAATCAGTCACAGTCGCAGTCACGCAGTCTCCCGGCAGCCAATTAAATATCCAATAACAATCAAAAAATATAAAACTTCAATCGGATTGACATCCCGGGAGATTATCCTTCGTATTGAAACTGCAATATCGAATAAAGAACAAAGAATAAAGAACCCGTCAGTGGCCGGGCAGGCATTAAACGGGTCTCAACCCTGAAACTATGTCAAACCATGAAACTTTAAGTAACCCTGAACCCAGAACCCAGAACTCAGAACCCCGAACCCAGAACTCAGAACTCAGAACCCCGAACTCAGAACTGAAACAAGTAGTGATCGACGAAGGAGATCTACTACATGTCAGAACTTCACTGCTTTATCATTACCTTTGCGTTAACAACCATTCTGTATATGAAGGTAAAAACCCTGGGCGAATTTATAATTGAGAGACAAAGCGATTTTCCATTTGCTACCGGAGAGCTCACGAGACTGCTTGCCGATCTGAGCATTGCGGGTAAAATAGTGAATAGAGAAGTGAATAAAGCTGGACTTGTTGATATTTTGGGAGCGGAAACCAGCGAGAATATGAGTGGCGAAACGCAGCAAAAGCTGGACATGTATGCCAACAAACAATTTATGAATGCCTTGATGGCGGGAGGAGAGGTGTGTGGATTTGCAAGTGAGGAAGAAGATAATTTTATCAGTTTTGATGGTGCAATTTCGTCTTCAGGAAAATATGTGGTGCTAATTGATCCATTGGATGGCTCCGGAAATATAGATGTGAATGTCTCAATAGGAACAATATTTTCAATTTTCCGTCGCCTGAGTCTCAGTGGTGGCGCTACTTTGGAAGATTTTTTACAAAAGGGAACAGAACAGGTTGCAGCCGGATATATTATTTACGGTTCTTCCACAATGATGGTTTATACAACCGGAAATGGCGTTAACGGATTTACCCTGGATCCATCCATTGGCGAATTTTGTTTATCACATCCCGATATTACCATACCGAATAAGGGCATTATCTATTCGATAAATGAAGGAAATTATGTTCATTTTCCCGAAGGAGTAAAACGA
The genomic region above belongs to Bacteroidota bacterium and contains:
- a CDS encoding aspartate kinase — translated: MKIFKFGGASVKDAESVRNVASIIRRFPEENIVIIVSAMGKMTNALEVITQKCFDGEDISKEIESLRDYHQTIINDLNIRVKLEYFIDLIIQNSEANKHLSFPLYYDQIVSIGELISSSILSTYLNSVSLINEWVDVRDLIKTDDSWRAASVDWEITSAQIINSIPEKLIDSHIVTQGFLGRSNFDFTTTLGREGSDYTGAIFAHILDAEGLWIWKDVPGVLNADPKLFPDAIKVPELTYYEAIEMTYYGASVIHPKTIQPLQQKLIPLYVKSFLDPDLQGTVIQTNDKYIDYPPVVMYKKNQTLISIVPSLTSFVGEMQMANIYSIFMKHKLKINVIQIAAQSVSIVVDHNKYIIEPVINELKEFYSDVALKENDDLELLTVRHYNAHILLKLTENKKVVLEQQTRSTVQFLYE
- a CDS encoding GNAT family N-acetyltransferase yields the protein MNIQLRKATISDMKAVYELVKQLAEFEKLPAEVKTTAETYEKDLAANYFEAIVAEDLDLNENKIIGMALYYYAYSSWKGRYLWLEDFVVTENYRGKGIGILLFDEMINITKENKTILKWQVLDWNEPAINFYKKYNAEFMDGWVTCKLTIDN
- the fbp gene encoding class 1 fructose-bisphosphatase, which produces MKVKTLGEFIIERQSDFPFATGELTRLLADLSIAGKIVNREVNKAGLVDILGAETSENMSGETQQKLDMYANKQFMNALMAGGEVCGFASEEEDNFISFDGAISSSGKYVVLIDPLDGSGNIDVNVSIGTIFSIFRRLSLSGGATLEDFLQKGTEQVAAGYIIYGSSTMMVYTTGNGVNGFTLDPSIGEFCLSHPDITIPNKGIIYSINEGNYVHFPEGVKRYIKYTQEEDDKTNRPYTSRYIGSLVADFHRNMLKGGVYLYPETAKSPKGKLRLLYECNPLAFIAEQAGGSASNGKRRILDIDPKELHQKTPLYIGSSAMVDKIKEFLERHIEVGA